A stretch of DNA from Oryzomicrobium terrae:
TCCATGTGCGCATCCAGGCCGACTGGCAGGGCGACACCGGCACCCTGGACGAGCGCTTCACCTGGGCCGACGGCACCACCAGCCGCCGGGTGTGGACCGTGGTCCAGCAACCCCCGGGCCCCGACGGGCGCAAGCGCTACGTGGGCACCGCCGGCGACGTGGTCGGCGAGGCCCAGGGCGAGGCCATGGGCAACGCCCTGCGTTGGCGCTACGTGTTGGAACTGCCGGTGGACGGCAAGACCTACCACGTGGACTTCGACGACTGGATGTTCCTCCAGGACGGCCGGGTGATGCTCAATCGCTCGGTGATGAGCAAGTGGGGCTTCCGCCTCGGCGAGGTGTTCCTGTCCTTCGACCGGCCGCCCCTACCCGTCGCGGCGGCGCGCTGAGCGGAGGCGCCATGGCCTGCAATCCACGCCTGCGCGACTGGCGCGGCAAGACCGTCTGGCTGCTCGGGGCCTCGTCCGGCATCGGCGCCGCCCTGGCCCGGCAGCTGGCCTTGGCCGGGGCCCGGGTGGCGATTTCCGGGCGCCGCGCCGAGGCGCTGGAGGCCGTCGCCGCGCCGCTCCAGGCCCAGGGGCTGACGGTCCTGCCGGTGGCCGCCGATGCGGCCGACGCGGCCGGGCTGGCCACGGCCCGGGACCGGGTGGAGGCGGCCCTGGGGCCCATCGACCTGGGCATTTACCTGGCCGGCGATTACGTCCCGCTGCGCGCCTGGGAGCTGGGAGCGGCCGCCCCAGTTGGCGCGATCAGCGCGGGCGCCGGGCCGGCGGCGCCCGCCGACCCGGCCCTGGCCCAGGTCGAGCGCCTGGCCCGGGTGAACTACCTGGGGGCGGCGGCCTTCGCCGCCTGTCTGGTGCCCGGCTTGCTTGGCGCGGCGCGGGGCGCGACAGGCCGGGCAGATGCGGCGGGCGGGGAAGGGCAGACCGCCCTGGCGGGGGCCGCCGGGGCACCTCCGGTGCGCGGGCTGGTGCTGGTGGGCAGCGTCGCCGGCTACCGGGGGTTGCCCAAGGCCCTGGGCTACGGGGCGGCCAAGGCGGCCCTGATCCATTTCGCCGAGGGGCTCTACCTGGACCTGGTGCGGCCGGAGCACCCCGGCCTGGGGGTGTGGCTGGTCAGCCCGGGCTTTGTCGCCACCCGGCTCACCGCCGGCAACGACTTTGCCATGCCGGCCCTGATCGGCGAGGACGAGGCCGCCCGGGCCATCGTCGCCGGGCTGGCCTCCGGCGCCTTCGACATCCACTTTCCCAAGCGCTTCACCGGCTGGCTCAAGTTCGCCCGGCTGCTGCCCTACCGGTTGTACTTTCCCTTCATCCGCCGGGTGACCGGGGAATGAGGGGCGGCACGCCCCCGCTCCCCCGCGCCCGCCTTGCCACGCTTTTGCCAGGATTGCCCGACCTGCCATGACCGAATCCGCTACTACAGCCTCTACCGCTACTGCTGCCGTCGACACGGCCGGCCCGAGCGCCGCACCCGCCCACGACGCCGCCGCCTTCGACCGCCTGGTCGCCTTTTACGAGCATCTGTCCGAAGCCGGGGTGGGGCGCTTTGCCGAGTTCTACAGCCCGGATGCCTACTTCAAGGACCCGTTCAACGAAGTGCGGGGCATCGGCGCCATCCAGCGCATCTTCCAGCACATGTTCCGCCAGGTGCAGGGGCCGCGCTTCGTCGTCACCCAGCGCTTTTGCGGCAGCGACGGCGTCATGCTGATCTGGCAACTGCGCTACCGCACCCGCTGGCTGAAACCGGCGGACCAGGTGATGCACGGCAGCACCCACCTGCGCTTCGCCCCGGACGGCAAGGTCTGCTACCACCGGGACTACTGGGATACCGGCGAGGAGCTGTACGCCCGGGTGCCCTTGGTGGGCTGCATCGTGCGCGGCGTGGCCCGGGCCCTGGCGGCCTGATACGGCGGCGCCGGAGCCGCGCTACCGCGGGGCCGCGCCGTGCCACGGCCCGCGACGCCGGGCGCCGCGGGCTACCCCGTCGGCGCGAGGCCGCTTCAGGCCGCCCCGGTGAAGGCCAGCAGGTCGGCGACGAAGCGGTCGCGCTGCCACTGGTGGGGCGAGTGGTCGGTGCCCTCGTAGATGTGCAGTACCGCGTTGGCGATGCGCGAGGCCACCAGGCGGGCGGTCTCGGTGCGGTAGAAGTTGCTCTCGCCGCCGTAGATGAGCAGGGCGGGCAGGGTGATGGTGGCGAGCACGTCCCGGTAGTCGGCCTCGGTCAGGCTCTGCCAGCAGTCGATCAGGGGGCCGGCGGGCAGGGTCTGCAGCCACTGGCGCGATTTCTCCCAGCCCCGGGCGTTCTCCTCGTACTTTTCCCGGGCCCGGCTGTTCAGGCCGTAGGCCCCCAGGCGCAGCACCGATTCGGCGAAGTCGTCGCGCAGCTGTTCGAGGAAGGCGGCGGAGCGCTGTTCGTCGAAATCGCCGTAGATGCCGTGCTCCCAGTCCGGGCCGGTCACCAGCCGGGGCGACTGGTCGATGAAGCCGACCCGGGCCAGGCGCGCTTCGCCGAAGTCGCGCAGGTACTGCCACAGGGTCAGGGCCCCCATGGAGTGGCCGATCACGGTGGCGCCGTGGAGGTCGAAGTGCTCCAGCAGGTTGTGCAGGTCCCGGGCCATGCGCGTCACCGTCGGGGCGTTGCCCGAGGCGACCAGGTGGCCGGCGTGGCCCCGGGCGTCCCAGCGGTACACCCGGTGGTGCCTGGTCAGGGCGGCGAGGAAGGGAAACCACTCCTGGTGGCTGGCGGTCCAGCCGTGCAGCAGCACCAGGGGTGGGCCGTCGCCGGCCACGTGCAGGTGGATGATCTCGCCGTCGTCGGCGCGGAACTGGGTGGGGGAGGTCATGGCGCGATGGTGGGTAAAAGCATAGGGAGGCTGCGGGAGCCGGGATTCGAACGATTCTAACCCGCCTATAATGCGGCCTCCCCTAGGAGGAAGACCGACATGCTCATCGACTACAACAAGAACGGCGCGACCGGCATTTACGCCCTCGATTCCGGCTATCACCGGCCCCTCATGGCGGCCATCCACTTCATCGTCGACAGCGGCCGGGTGGCCATCGTCGATACCGCCAGCAACGATTCCCTGCCCCGGGTCGAGGCCGCCCTGGCCGAACTGGGCCTGGGGCCCGAGGCGGTGGATTGGGT
This window harbors:
- a CDS encoding DUF3833 domain-containing protein; this translates as MKPAAAALAAILGVGATLGLTGCAGTGVEKYKDATPELDLKTYFNGPLEAWGMFQDRGGEVVKRFHVRIQADWQGDTGTLDERFTWADGTTSRRVWTVVQQPPGPDGRKRYVGTAGDVVGEAQGEAMGNALRWRYVLELPVDGKTYHVDFDDWMFLQDGRVMLNRSVMSKWGFRLGEVFLSFDRPPLPVAAAR
- a CDS encoding nuclear transport factor 2 family protein translates to MTESATTASTATAAVDTAGPSAAPAHDAAAFDRLVAFYEHLSEAGVGRFAEFYSPDAYFKDPFNEVRGIGAIQRIFQHMFRQVQGPRFVVTQRFCGSDGVMLIWQLRYRTRWLKPADQVMHGSTHLRFAPDGKVCYHRDYWDTGEELYARVPLVGCIVRGVARALAA
- a CDS encoding alpha/beta fold hydrolase, translated to MTSPTQFRADDGEIIHLHVAGDGPPLVLLHGWTASHQEWFPFLAALTRHHRVYRWDARGHAGHLVASGNAPTVTRMARDLHNLLEHFDLHGATVIGHSMGALTLWQYLRDFGEARLARVGFIDQSPRLVTGPDWEHGIYGDFDEQRSAAFLEQLRDDFAESVLRLGAYGLNSRAREKYEENARGWEKSRQWLQTLPAGPLIDCWQSLTEADYRDVLATITLPALLIYGGESNFYRTETARLVASRIANAVLHIYEGTDHSPHQWQRDRFVADLLAFTGAA
- a CDS encoding SDR family NAD(P)-dependent oxidoreductase, whose amino-acid sequence is MACNPRLRDWRGKTVWLLGASSGIGAALARQLALAGARVAISGRRAEALEAVAAPLQAQGLTVLPVAADAADAAGLATARDRVEAALGPIDLGIYLAGDYVPLRAWELGAAAPVGAISAGAGPAAPADPALAQVERLARVNYLGAAAFAACLVPGLLGAARGATGRADAAGGEGQTALAGAAGAPPVRGLVLVGSVAGYRGLPKALGYGAAKAALIHFAEGLYLDLVRPEHPGLGVWLVSPGFVATRLTAGNDFAMPALIGEDEAARAIVAGLASGAFDIHFPKRFTGWLKFARLLPYRLYFPFIRRVTGE